ATAATAACATTGCCAATGATGGTTTATGTCAGGCCCTGTTTATTATGCTGGTCCTGGATTTCAATCTCAAATATACTTAACCGAAAAAGATGAAGATTAAGCAATATTGGCCTCGGTGCCTTGACTTCTTTTAAAAGTAGCAGAATCTAGTCCTAATTGTGTTTCTCAAAAAATTTGAATCTTATGCAAtacaattttactactattataaaaaatgtttgtgagtatgtagtattttactctttcacacaatatctactggaccaattgttatgaaatttggtacttgggtagaatataacctggaataacacatgaatataacctggaataacacatgaatataacctggaataacacatagggttttTATCCCAAGATTCCCACAGGAACGAACCCCCAGGCtagtgttttaataaataaaacatcaattAAGTACAGATAAATACatgtttacatatttcaataatttactttaatctgaaaatttattttttattatcagcaAATCAAATACTTCTTCAATCTGCAAGAAATGTGAGGCAAATGTCAAGGCTTATGGAAAGCCCACGGCTTGTGAATACTGCAACATCATTGCTGCATTTATTGGTcagttaagtaaatataatgtttttattggtGAATTTTTATAGGCTAGGCTTATAGTATTAATTTGAGTTGAAGAAAAGACCTttaatgaagttttttttttccaaggCTTTCCGTGTACTTCTTGAGCATTATCCTTTAATACACCTgcataaaatgttacttagaaatagaaaagaaaaagtaaaccAACCACATTTCATGTAAGCAAATGTTGCAATTATCTAGGTTtccatacatttttgtttattttctattttcaatgtggaacattttgtaataacaaattacTGGATTATTGTAATGATTTAACTGGATTTATCAAGCTACTTATGTTTCAcaagtaaatatattgaatatgactttatgtatgtacatacaacTTGCATTCAACTTAATTCCATAAAATCAcgatcaattttttaaatacagacttaaaatacaaaataaatatatcatcaaaaaacaatttacaataCTTTAATATTACCAAACTGTTTATCAGTTTGACAGCAACAAACTACTTATTTAAGTTAATACTGACGATGTTATTTATGCATTTTGCTAGTTCGCTTAACAACATAATTGTGGTTCAGGGAACAAATGCCAGCGATGCGCCAACTCGGAGCGCAAGTACGGCGCGGCGGTCACCTGCGAGCAGTGCAAGCAACGCTGCGCCTTCGACCGACACGACGACAGCAAAAAGGTAACGTAACTGGAATATAATGCAAGTCGATTCTACTAACGTTAACATCTAATTTTCATTACCGTAATTGAGGTGATATAGTCGAAAAATTCTTTTGTAAACGTTAAATCTCGTTTGCAAACgttaaaatgcaaattaatgCACACATTGTGAAActtactagaaaaaaaaagtttgcaCATAAACCAGACATGCTCTTTTTCatgtaaaactttaaattacacatttaaaaagtGTTGGTCCAAATCGTGCCAGAAGGCCTTAACATTATAgcttttatatgttttttctagtagtataattaattacacagTTAATGAGTacacaaaaacatgttatgattgagtgctgataaaaatatttggtataaaaaacCAAACACAATTATCAGAATCGAGTTGACCAGTTCCCCCTGGCAGTACCAGTTCGAGTTGACGCTTGGGTTAGCCATCGCGAGGCTCGAGGCATCGAGTTCATTGATAGTGCCAGTATCATCTATAAGAGTAGCCATCCTATATCATCGCGTTTGCTAGACTTGCGATTGCCGATGTTCATTCTATTCATTTGTTACATTGTGGAACCGATGTTACAATGAATGGTATATATGCATGATGAAGTTCACTATGTGGTAACGTAGTGGTAACATAGGCACCGCTGTGTCAGGTGGACGGCAAGCTGCTGTGCTGGCTGTGCACGCAGTCGCTGAAGCGCGCGCTGGCGCGCACAAAGCAGCACATCTCTGCGGTCGACAAGCACAAGCATCGCGCGCACAAGTCAGTCTCCTCTTACAGCATAAGCATAGCTAAACGAACTTACAAACCGCGAAAGATGAGAAAGAAGTAATTAGCGTTCTGTCTTGTTTCTTCGCGTGCGCAGCATACGATTTAATCTATTTTGCAATCGCAGCCAAACTAATACCATCAGATCTCGTCTTTCGTGGCACGTATTGTACTTCCCGACGTTTTGTTCGACGGTGTGGACTTATCTCTGATATTTAGCGATGTGTCGCCGTGAAATTCTCTGTTCTcggaaatttatttcttttgagCATTTCCTGACCGTTTCCGCGCTTTCTATAAATTTTCAGAACCGGCGCATCgctaaagttattataatattgttcttATATCACGTTAATATTGCACAAAAAAGCTTTAGAGATCACAATTGGAATAAAACACTTATCATAATCATAGATGAATTTTACATTCTGTAGTTCCAGAGTTAAAGACAAAAATCGTTTCATTATAAATGACTTTCGGCAATACATGGTACATTGATAGTTGACAGATAAGTAATAGTAGTTTGccacatatattttaacatattatcatcacttaaattatcatcattgtgatatatcaaaaattcaatatttcattatacatacatatgtatttatatcatcAAATCACGCAAGTTTAGTTTTGATATGTATCTATACCCTGTTTTGTTTAGATActgtaaaaaaagtaaacagtctttattaaaatactcgttaaaaaaaataataattcatttgaaatctaattaaaaagtgttcttttcattaaatactttttaagaaCACCTATATAAACAGGGTATACTTTTAACCATATACAATTTTCTTGAACAGGGAATATTACTGCAATGTAATCACGGTTGCGCATACACTAGCACGGTGTATCGTATTTTGGCATTTAATGACAGATCTTAATAGCACGGCAAAATGACTTTGTCAAGTGCACCATGGCAACGGTTGGTTTTTATCCCAAGTATGCTAGTGGCGCCATCTTCGTTGCGTAATTTTCCCTATTTCCattgtacataaatatgaattttactaaacatattctttttcattttattttgctgACCATCTGTAGTTGGATGtggtatgatattttttaacacaagaGCTTTGCGACATAGCACTGCGAATGTggcataatattattcaacggttgaacacattttaaaattccaatttaattttaggtcTAAAGGTGGACATAGAGAAAAACGCAAGTCAGATATGATGAAATCAATGAATGCAAATGATTCACTCGGTGACTCACAGCCACTGGAAAAGAAATCCAAATTAAACCCGCTGCAAGGTAAAAGTGAgtgtttgtgttttttattttttattgcactgcatggttattttataatttagtgaCTAAAATTAAAGTGGACTGTAATTTGTCTATAATACGAGGgtaaatcaaaaagttcttagaatgacatattgatatattttttttgtgggtagtttattattatttttaaagagtgATTATCGTATAATGTTTATGCTCAGTTACAATCGATTCGGTCGTATCGTTTacaagcaataaattattaagtgcCAAGGGTATTCCAACGTAttgaaatatggaaaaaaacgAATTACGTGCGGTGATAAAGTATCTGTgcctaaaaaaaatgtccacTAAGgaaatttttttagatattcaGGAGACATTAGGGGATAATGCTTTACCCTATTCTACAGTAGCTTACTGGGTTTCGGAATTTAAAAGGGGTAGATCAACTTGTGAAGATGATCTGCGTTCCGGGCGGCCGTCAACCTCCATCACagaagaaaatatcaaaaaggtCGAGAAGTTAGTTCTGGAAGACAGAAGaataactataaaacatttagCCGAGGTCCTAAAGATTTCATTTGGAAGCATCCAATCCATTTTAACAGATTCCTTGGGGTTCAGAAAAGTGTCGGCAAGATGGGTACCACGAATGTTAAcagaagaaaacaaaaaacgtCGTTTGGAAATTTCAAAGCGCAATCTTGAAATATTACAGTCCGATCCGGATGAATTTTGCCGTCGTGTTGTTACCATGGATGAAACATGGGTCCACCATTTTGATCCCGAAACTAAAAGACAAAGCATGTCTTGGAAACGGCCATCATCGCCACCAATGAAGAAATTTCGCGTTGCTCCTACCGCCGGCAAAGTTATGGCCTCTGTGTTCTGGGATAGTGAAGGAATCCTTTTTATCGATTACATGCCGAAAGGACAGACCATTACTGGATCCTACTAtgctaatttatttccaaaagtgCGTGAAAATATAAAGGAAAAACGGCGAGGAAAACTGTCATTGGGCGTGTTGTTTCTTCACGATAACGCTCCTGCGCATCGGTCCGAAGTTGCGCTCACGGCAATCCGCAGTGCTGGCTTCGATCTTCTTGATCACCCACCATATTCTCCGGACTTAGCCCCTAGTGACTTTCAcctatttccaaaattaaaggAGCACATCCGTGGAACTAAATATAGTGATGACGACGCAGTTATGGCTGCCGTAGACGACTTTTTTGAGAGTcaagaaaatgatttttttttggaaggAATTAGAAAGTTAGAGAAGCGGTATACTAAATGTATTGAATTAGAAGGAGATtacgttgaaaaataaaatatttttgtacacatCTCCTGGTTTTTTTATAGTGATtctaagaactttttgatttacCCTCGTAATATGCTTCTTATAAGTGCGCCATAAACGCGAGCGAATTTGCCCCTACAGGCGGCGCCAACGTTGGTGTTGCGAAAGATTTGACAACACAAACACTTAACTTGGTTTTAAAACTTAATCTATGaaatttttatgacaaaaattgagatgctgtttttttctaaatatatagcTCTGTTTTAGGAGAGTTGGATCCCCACAGCTCCGACCACGTGGTGGCGATGACGCAGTTGAAGGAGACCATCGCCAGTTTGCAGAAGAGGGTGCAGCAAAAAGACAATGAACTTCTCGCCAAAGACAAACTGGTAGGTTCcatcttatatttttgatgacttcaataattttttttttcaataaagaaatccattaaaatttttatataaattaaggtAAATAAGCTATTATGGGCGATctctaaaaaatatgaataaatgtcTGGGCCTGCATACGACTGGTTGTCTTAATAAGTGATATAAAATTgcttttttaaacaataaatttaaacaataatttcctaatataattttaacacacTTGACTTTTGAatctacctatatatttttcttctagaTCACTGAATTGAAAGCTCAACATTTAAACAACACAACAGACCTCCGGAacgaaatgaaaaacaaagaCCGTCTGAACGAGACGAAATTCAATCTAATGAATAGCAAAATTCAGAATTTGCTCAAAGAGGTAGCGACCCTAAGTAAATCGGCGAAGAAGAACAATAAGAACACGAAGGCTGCGCTAGCGCAGAGTACGGAGAACAGCGGCAGTGGGACCGACAGCCCGAGCACCAATtagaacaattatttttcaataatttattctttagTGTTTATATGCATAATGCCGATTTCTAAATTCGTAAAATCTTCACGAAATGCCAATTTCACAGataaataatgatgataaagTGATTTAGTAAAACAATCAAAAAGCTTTCAGGAAACTTATTCAACGTGTTTTTGAAAACTGTCAATCTGTTGGTGTGATTTTGATTCTTGATTTTATCGTAATGTTTCTTTGATAAATTTGCAAAGTGGCATTTGGTGAAAGTTCGACTTGTTTCAATCCTGGCATTCTGCACATCAACctttttagtaatattatgaaaaacagcggaaaactatttttcctattatttttttactctaCAAATGGTTTTATTTGTAGATTTTAAACTTAATCGTAAGTAGAATTCAATTTGACAACAgttctgtttttttaattttttatttattgtaatatctattttttaccTGATTTAAGTACAGGAATAATGTTAAGTGCCCAGAAAATTTCATCTCATGTGAATGACAACAAAACGGGTAATGTCTTAGGTccataaaatcattttttttttattttttttttaacgaattTTGTTGGTTTTTACTTCCTAGTTTGGAAAGTAAACCGGCACCAACATAGCCTAGGGACTGATATCTTGGAATTCGATCATCCTTGCATTGTGCCTACTGATCATCCTGTCGAAAGTATTGTTCTCTAGGAAGTTATTGGAGTATATTCAAATCTAGAAATTGATTGACTCTGACAACCGTGAAATTGTCTTACGCGCAGTAATGAGTTCTCTCATACAAGCCGCAATTAAAGCAGCCTTTTGTGTATTCATAATACATAACGTAACGTACGCTACGTTTGTGAAACAGCATGATGGCCAAAAAGTTCTTCGtgtagatatacatatatatttctttttgtgatataatattgtttttttttaacgtttatCTTTGTCAATATAGGTAAGTGAATTACCATCATATCATCagtatttaatttcatgtaactattgtaaaaatggtatttgtaatttttttatcttttcacATCGTCTAGCATTCCCTATCATATTTCCGCATAGTATGTAAGTAAAGTTAGGTGGAGATATTCGTAAGCTTGCCGTTTTTGTCGGAAACTAAAACTGATGAA
The genomic region above belongs to Plodia interpunctella isolate USDA-ARS_2022_Savannah chromosome 7, ilPloInte3.2, whole genome shotgun sequence and contains:
- the LOC128671580 gene encoding protein FAM76A isoform X2 encodes the protein MSTAASTPLFACSRCFSRHPFEELSPGEQLCKECRGSFPVVKCTYCRSEFQQTSKSNTSSICKKCEANVKAYGKPTACEYCNIIAAFIGNKCQRCANSERKYGAAVTCEQCKQRCAFDRHDDSKKAPLCQVDGKLLCWLCTQSLKRALARTKQHISAVDKHKHRAHKSKGGHREKRKSDMMKSMNANDSLGDSQPLEKKSKLNPLQGELDPHSSDHVVAMTQLKETIASLQKRVQQKDNELLAKDKLITELKAQHLNNTTDLRNEMKNKDRLNETKFNLMNSKIQNLLKEVATLSKSAKKNNKNTKAALAQSTENSGSGTDSPSTN
- the LOC128671580 gene encoding protein FAM76A isoform X1 encodes the protein MSTAASTPLFACSRCFSRHPFEELSPGEQLCKECRGSFPVVKCTYCRSEFQQTSKSNTSSICKKCEANVKAYGKPTACEYCNIIAAFIGNKCQRCANSERKYGAAVTCEQCKQRCAFDRHDDSKKAPLCQVDGKLLCWLCTQSLKRALARTKQHISAVDKHKHRAHKSKGGHREKRKSDMMKSMNANDSLGDSQPLEKKSKLNPLQGKRELDPHSSDHVVAMTQLKETIASLQKRVQQKDNELLAKDKLITELKAQHLNNTTDLRNEMKNKDRLNETKFNLMNSKIQNLLKEVATLSKSAKKNNKNTKAALAQSTENSGSGTDSPSTN
- the LOC128671580 gene encoding protein FAM76A isoform X4; translated protein: MSTAASTPLFACSRCFSRHPFEELSPGEQLCKECRGSFPVVKCTYCRSEFQQTSKSNTSSICKKCEANVKAYGKPTACEYCNIIAAFIGNKCQRCANSERKYGAAVTCEQCKQRCAFDRHDDSKKVDGKLLCWLCTQSLKRALARTKQHISAVDKHKHRAHKSKGGHREKRKSDMMKSMNANDSLGDSQPLEKKSKLNPLQGELDPHSSDHVVAMTQLKETIASLQKRVQQKDNELLAKDKLITELKAQHLNNTTDLRNEMKNKDRLNETKFNLMNSKIQNLLKEVATLSKSAKKNNKNTKAALAQSTENSGSGTDSPSTN
- the LOC128671580 gene encoding protein FAM76A isoform X3, encoding MSTAASTPLFACSRCFSRHPFEELSPGEQLCKECRGSFPVVKCTYCRSEFQQTSKSNTSSICKKCEANVKAYGKPTACEYCNIIAAFIGNKCQRCANSERKYGAAVTCEQCKQRCAFDRHDDSKKVDGKLLCWLCTQSLKRALARTKQHISAVDKHKHRAHKSKGGHREKRKSDMMKSMNANDSLGDSQPLEKKSKLNPLQGKRELDPHSSDHVVAMTQLKETIASLQKRVQQKDNELLAKDKLITELKAQHLNNTTDLRNEMKNKDRLNETKFNLMNSKIQNLLKEVATLSKSAKKNNKNTKAALAQSTENSGSGTDSPSTN